In Candidatus Hamiltonella defensa 5AT (Acyrthosiphon pisum), one genomic interval encodes:
- the xthA gene encoding exodeoxyribonuclease III, producing MKFVSFNINGLRAHPHQLAAIIEKHDPHLIGLQETKVHDDMFPLEEVRRHGYHVFYHGQKGHYGVALLTKDSPLAIRRGFPTDQEDAQRRIIMADLKTPQGTITVINGYFPQGESRLHPTKFPAKARFYEDLHRYLTQHFSVQSHVLIMGDFNICPTDGDIGIGEQNRKRWLSSGKCAFLPEERAWFEHLQSWGLIDLFRVAYPDYEHQYSWFDYRSKGFDENRGLRIDLLLASVPLARLAINSGIDYEIRGMEKPSDHAPVWSEFKL from the coding sequence GTGAAATTTGTTTCTTTTAATATAAATGGGCTGAGGGCGCACCCTCATCAACTCGCTGCTATTATTGAAAAACATGATCCGCACCTCATTGGTTTGCAGGAAACAAAAGTCCATGACGATATGTTCCCTCTGGAGGAAGTTCGTCGTCATGGCTATCATGTTTTTTATCATGGACAAAAAGGTCATTATGGTGTGGCATTACTCACTAAAGATTCGCCTTTAGCGATCCGGCGAGGTTTTCCAACAGATCAAGAAGATGCGCAACGCCGTATTATTATGGCCGATTTGAAAACCCCTCAAGGCACAATCACTGTGATCAATGGATATTTTCCGCAAGGTGAAAGTCGTTTGCATCCCACGAAATTTCCTGCCAAAGCCCGTTTTTATGAAGATTTACATCGCTATTTAACACAGCATTTTTCTGTTCAATCACATGTGCTGATCATGGGAGATTTTAATATTTGCCCCACCGATGGAGATATTGGCATTGGCGAACAAAATCGAAAACGTTGGTTGAGCAGCGGTAAATGTGCTTTTTTACCAGAAGAACGTGCTTGGTTTGAACATCTTCAATCCTGGGGATTAATTGATCTCTTTCGAGTTGCTTACCCTGACTATGAACATCAATATTCGTGGTTTGATTATCGTTCAAAAGGTTTTGATGAAAATAGAGGGCTTCGCATTGATTTATTACTGGCAAGCGTCCCTTTAGCGCGCTTGGCTATTAACAGTGGTATTGATTATGAGATCCGTGGAATGGAAAAACCGTCTGATCATGCTCCTGTTTGGTCTGAATTTAAGTTGTGA
- a CDS encoding C80 family cysteine peptidase, translating into MKTLNERHHQTLGDHQAQALSNHLSLLNKKLKASHGIDTTPDYISLVGCSLADKDGEGSKSYVQQLGEALHQKAGWRLEMGARQLPVSVNEEGRKMSVVKGANRPVSDKSDKIVFNWAPQNEFVPKNSLTARVNRVLTLMDSLALGKQTIGRSMNNNGVMRLIFSIIRTVSSISYVSC; encoded by the coding sequence ATGAAGACTCTGAATGAACGCCATCACCAAACGTTGGGCGACCACCAAGCGCAAGCCTTGTCGAATCACCTCAGCCTGTTGAATAAAAAACTCAAAGCAAGTCATGGCATCGATACGACACCGGACTATATCAGCTTGGTGGGGTGTTCGTTGGCAGACAAGGACGGCGAGGGCTCTAAGAGCTATGTCCAGCAGTTGGGAGAAGCCCTCCATCAGAAAGCAGGGTGGCGTCTGGAGATGGGGGCCCGTCAGCTCCCGGTGAGCGTGAATGAGGAAGGCAGAAAAATGTCGGTCGTGAAGGGAGCCAATCGCCCTGTTTCGGATAAGTCAGATAAAATCGTATTTAATTGGGCGCCTCAGAATGAATTCGTGCCCAAAAACAGTCTCACTGCCCGTGTGAATCGGGTATTGACCCTGATGGACAGTCTGGCCTTGGGTAAGCAAACGATTGGCCGTTCGATGAACAACAACGGCGTGATGCGGCTGATTTTTTCCATCATTCGGACGGTCAGTTCGATTTCATACGTTTCATGTTGA
- the brnQ gene encoding branched-chain amino acid transport system II carrier protein: MNNRLSFRDILALGFMTFALFVGAGNIIYPPIIGLQSGEHLLLAAAGFLITSVGLPVITVVALARVGGGIDSLSAPIGRKAGLILATACYLCVGPLFATPRTATVSFEVGIAPLTGDGALPLLIYSIIYFGLVVLISLYPGRLLDSVGHILAPLKILALSILGISACLWSSGSTIPASEIYQKIPFSTGFVNGYLTMDTLGALVFGIVIVNTARSRGIVSPALLTRYTIYAGLICGIGLTLIYMSLFKLGSDSGVLIPNAQNGAVILHAYVQHTFGDLGSIFLAGLIFIACMITAIGLTCACAEFFSQFLPFSYRTLIFILGLFSMLVSNLGLSHLIYFSVPVLTAIYPPCIVLVLLSFTLNWWRNQTIIVSSVMLMSLIFGIFDGFKASVFSDLLPSWIKYFPLTKEGLAWLPPSIIIFLIVAIYDRIFSREQKIVSS; encoded by the coding sequence ATGAATAATCGCTTATCATTCAGAGATATTTTGGCATTGGGTTTTATGACTTTTGCCTTGTTTGTCGGAGCCGGTAATATCATCTATCCCCCTATAATAGGGTTACAATCCGGCGAACACTTATTGCTTGCAGCAGCAGGATTTTTAATAACATCTGTGGGTTTACCTGTCATTACTGTTGTGGCATTAGCACGTGTTGGAGGGGGAATTGATAGCCTCAGTGCCCCGATAGGTCGAAAAGCAGGTCTGATTTTGGCTACAGCGTGTTATTTATGTGTGGGGCCCTTGTTTGCCACTCCCCGTACTGCCACTGTTTCTTTTGAAGTTGGTATTGCTCCTCTCACCGGCGACGGCGCACTGCCCTTGCTGATTTATAGTATCATTTACTTCGGGTTGGTGGTTTTGATTTCATTATACCCTGGCCGTTTGTTAGACAGTGTTGGGCATATCCTGGCTCCGTTAAAAATCTTGGCTTTGAGCATTCTTGGCATCTCTGCCTGTTTGTGGTCTTCGGGTTCTACGATCCCTGCCAGTGAAATTTATCAGAAAATTCCCTTTTCAACGGGTTTTGTGAATGGCTATTTAACCATGGATACTCTTGGAGCTCTGGTATTTGGGATTGTGATTGTGAATACAGCTCGTTCTCGTGGCATTGTTTCTCCAGCGTTACTAACGCGCTATACCATTTATGCCGGTTTGATTTGTGGTATTGGGCTGACATTAATTTATATGAGTTTGTTTAAATTAGGCTCTGACAGCGGTGTTTTAATTCCAAATGCTCAAAATGGTGCCGTCATTTTACACGCTTATGTTCAACATACCTTTGGTGATTTAGGAAGTATTTTTTTGGCGGGGCTGATTTTCATTGCCTGTATGATCACTGCGATTGGTTTAACCTGCGCCTGTGCTGAATTTTTCAGTCAATTTTTGCCTTTTTCTTATCGCACTTTGATTTTTATATTAGGTCTTTTTTCAATGCTGGTTTCAAATTTGGGATTAAGCCATCTTATTTATTTTTCGGTTCCCGTACTGACAGCCATTTATCCTCCTTGCATTGTATTAGTATTATTAAGTTTCACCTTGAATTGGTGGCGTAATCAAACGATTATCGTTTCTTCAGTGATGCTGATGAGTTTGATTTTTGGTATTTTTGATGGCTTTAAAGCTTCAGTTTTCTCAGATCTCTTACCTTCCTGGATTAAATATTTTCCCTTAACAAAAGAAGGACTCGCTTGGTTACCGCCTTCTATCATCATTTTTCTTATCGTTGCAATCTATGATCGCATTTTTTCTAGAGAGCAAAAAATAGTTTCATCTTAA
- the dapB gene encoding 4-hydroxy-tetrahydrodipicolinate reductase, which yields MTKKVRMAIVGASGRMGLQLIQAVHQSQTARLVAALVRKKSPLINTDAGEFAGIGSIKVVFSDDLEAISDAFDIMIDFTSPQATLSHLAFCCKHQKSMIIGTTGFDEFGKEEIKKAAKKIGIVFSANFSIGVNLMLQLLEKTAAMIGDHSDIEIIEAHHRYKKDAPSGTALAMGEKIAKALGKDLQKEAIFDLTASLNERALGKIHFSTIRAGDIVGEHTVLFAGVGESFEMTHKATSRINFANGAVRAALWLAKKNQKGVFDMNDVLDFNEF from the coding sequence ATGACAAAAAAAGTGCGGATGGCTATTGTGGGTGCCTCAGGGCGTATGGGTTTGCAATTAATTCAGGCGGTCCATCAATCTCAAACAGCACGCCTTGTCGCCGCCTTAGTACGCAAGAAATCTCCACTTATTAACACTGACGCTGGCGAATTTGCGGGTATCGGTTCAATCAAGGTTGTGTTTAGTGATGATTTAGAAGCCATATCTGATGCTTTTGACATTATGATTGATTTTACCTCTCCACAGGCGACGCTGTCTCACTTAGCCTTTTGCTGCAAGCACCAAAAATCCATGATTATTGGCACGACAGGTTTTGATGAATTCGGTAAAGAAGAGATCAAAAAAGCAGCAAAAAAGATAGGGATCGTATTTTCAGCAAACTTTAGTATCGGAGTCAATCTGATGCTACAACTTTTAGAAAAAACGGCGGCCATGATAGGGGATCATTCAGATATTGAAATTATTGAAGCACATCATCGTTATAAAAAAGATGCTCCCTCTGGTACGGCCTTAGCAATGGGGGAAAAGATTGCAAAAGCGTTAGGAAAAGATTTACAAAAAGAGGCTATTTTTGATCTGACCGCTTCCTTAAATGAGAGAGCATTAGGTAAAATTCATTTTTCTACTATTCGAGCGGGTGATATTGTTGGGGAACATACCGTGTTATTTGCCGGTGTAGGAGAAAGTTTTGAAATGACTCATAAAGCAACCAGTAGAATCAATTTTGCAAATGGGGCTGTCAGAGCCGCGCTTTGGCTTGCTAAAAAAAATCAAAAAGGGGTTTTTGATATGAATGACGTACTTGATTTTAATGAATTTTAA
- the argS gene encoding arginine--tRNA ligase has protein sequence MNIQLFLSDRIRHALIMAGAPDDSDAQLHPSTKAQFGDYQANGVMSAAKKQRIPPRELAERVLEHLDLSDIAKKVEIAGPGFINIFLNEQWISQKIESVFIGPKLGLTPVTPQRIVIDYSAPNVAKEMHVGHLRSTIIGDAMARTLSFLGHHVIRANHIGDWGTQFGMLIAYLEKIQHDHALEMVLSDLEHFYREAKKHYDEDEIFAQRARDYVVKLQSGDPYCREMWRKLVDITMTQNHLSYERLKVTLTPEDMMGESLYNDMLPNIVEDLIAKGVAVKDQGSVLVFLEEYQNKIGEPMGVVIQKKDGGYLYATTDIACVKYRCETLKADRILYYIDSRQNQHLAQVWTITRLAGYVPESVSLEHHMFGMMLGKDGKPFKTRTGGTVKLSDLLDEAVERAGQLIRGKNPDLNETDLNNLIQAVAIGAVKYADLSKNRTTDYIFDWDRMLSFEGNTAPYIQYAYSRVTSLFKKSGLDEKKIMSPVIIQEEKERSLAILLLQFEEMISTVARDGTPHLMCSYLYDLATRFSIFYEHCPILNAKNEQIRQSRLKLAWLTAKTLKLGLKNLGIETVERM, from the coding sequence TTGAATATTCAACTATTTTTATCAGACAGAATACGTCATGCCCTGATAATGGCCGGTGCGCCTGATGACAGCGATGCTCAGCTGCATCCTTCAACTAAAGCCCAATTTGGGGATTATCAGGCCAATGGTGTGATGTCCGCCGCCAAAAAACAACGAATCCCACCCCGAGAATTAGCAGAAAGAGTGCTTGAGCATCTAGACCTTTCGGATATCGCGAAAAAAGTAGAGATCGCAGGGCCAGGTTTCATCAATATTTTTTTGAATGAGCAATGGATCTCTCAAAAAATAGAGTCGGTTTTTATCGGGCCAAAATTAGGACTGACTCCGGTGACACCCCAAAGAATTGTGATCGATTACTCAGCGCCTAATGTCGCCAAAGAAATGCATGTCGGTCATTTACGTTCAACCATTATTGGCGATGCCATGGCGCGCACTCTGTCTTTTCTTGGCCATCATGTTATTCGAGCTAATCATATCGGTGATTGGGGAACTCAGTTTGGCATGCTGATAGCTTATCTAGAAAAAATTCAACATGATCACGCGCTAGAAATGGTGTTATCAGATTTAGAACATTTTTATCGCGAAGCAAAAAAACATTATGATGAGGATGAGATTTTTGCTCAACGCGCGCGGGATTATGTCGTCAAACTACAGAGCGGGGATCCTTATTGTCGTGAGATGTGGCGAAAACTGGTCGATATCACAATGACACAAAATCACCTATCTTACGAACGGCTCAAAGTGACTCTGACCCCTGAGGATATGATGGGCGAAAGCCTCTATAACGATATGTTGCCGAATATTGTTGAAGATTTGATCGCCAAAGGCGTTGCGGTCAAAGATCAAGGTTCTGTGTTGGTTTTCCTTGAAGAATATCAAAATAAAATCGGCGAGCCGATGGGCGTGGTGATTCAAAAAAAAGATGGGGGCTATCTTTATGCGACCACCGATATTGCTTGTGTCAAATATCGGTGTGAAACCTTAAAGGCAGACCGTATTCTGTATTATATCGATTCTCGTCAGAATCAACATTTAGCCCAAGTTTGGACAATTACGCGCCTTGCAGGTTATGTGCCTGAATCTGTTTCATTGGAGCATCATATGTTCGGCATGATGCTTGGAAAAGATGGCAAGCCTTTTAAAACTCGTACAGGTGGCACCGTCAAATTATCAGATTTGCTGGATGAAGCAGTAGAGCGTGCAGGGCAATTAATTAGGGGGAAAAATCCAGATTTGAATGAAACCGATTTAAATAACCTGATTCAAGCTGTGGCGATAGGGGCGGTTAAATATGCGGATTTATCAAAAAATCGAACCACTGATTATATTTTTGATTGGGATCGTATGTTGTCATTTGAAGGCAATACAGCCCCCTATATTCAATATGCATATAGCCGCGTGACATCATTATTTAAAAAATCAGGCTTGGATGAAAAAAAGATCATGTCGCCTGTCATCATTCAAGAGGAAAAAGAAAGGAGTTTGGCCATTCTTTTATTACAGTTTGAAGAAATGATCAGCACTGTGGCTCGGGATGGTACGCCTCATTTGATGTGTTCGTATCTTTATGATTTAGCCACCCGATTTTCTATTTTTTATGAGCATTGCCCTATTCTTAATGCCAAAAATGAACAGATTCGTCAGAGCCGATTAAAATTAGCCTGGCTGACCGCAAAAACTCTTAAGCTGGGGCTAAAGAATTTAGGTATTGAGACGGTCGAGAGAATGTAA
- the murJ gene encoding murein biosynthesis integral membrane protein MurJ, with the protein MNLLKSLATVSSMTFFSRILGFTRDAIVAKTFGAGVATDAFFVAFKLPNLLRRIFAEGAFSQAFVPILAEYKNQKGEEATRTFVAYISGLLSLVLIVITALGILVAPWIIYVTAPGFCDTPDKFALTSSLLRITFPYIFLISLASLAGGLLNTWNHFSIPAFTPTLLNISMIGFALFAAPYFDPPILALACGVLLGGVLQLFYQLPYLKKIGMLVLPRIDLKHAGSWRVMKQMCPAILGVCVSQISLIINTIYASFLVSGSVSWMYYADRLMEFPAGILGAALGTILLPSLAKSFANGEILEYSRLIDTGLRLCFLLALPAAFALIIIAKPLTLSLFQYGKFTAFDAEMTQRALIAYSIGLPGLIMIKVLAPGFYSRQDIKTPVKIALLTLFMTQIMNLIFIGPLKHAGLSLSISLAACLNAALLYWQLRKKNIFQSQSGWCPFIAKLLMAVSVMCLVLFGLLSIMPPWDLGGMAYRLFRLSGIVIAGAISYFAVLLILGVRLRHFFQRLH; encoded by the coding sequence ATGAATCTATTAAAATCGCTGGCAACCGTCAGTTCCATGACCTTTTTTTCTCGGATATTAGGATTTACTCGTGATGCAATCGTTGCTAAAACATTCGGTGCAGGGGTGGCGACCGATGCGTTTTTCGTTGCTTTTAAATTACCGAATCTGTTAAGGCGTATTTTTGCTGAAGGGGCTTTTTCTCAAGCCTTTGTGCCGATTTTAGCAGAATATAAAAATCAAAAAGGAGAAGAGGCCACACGCACCTTTGTCGCTTACATTTCAGGCTTGCTAAGCTTGGTCTTAATCGTGATCACCGCATTAGGTATACTTGTCGCACCTTGGATTATTTACGTCACGGCGCCGGGTTTTTGTGATACACCCGATAAATTTGCCTTAACTTCTTCTTTACTACGTATTACCTTTCCTTATATTTTTTTGATTTCGTTGGCTTCTTTGGCGGGAGGATTACTCAATACCTGGAATCATTTTTCGATTCCTGCTTTTACGCCTACCCTCCTCAATATCAGCATGATAGGGTTTGCTTTATTTGCTGCTCCTTATTTTGATCCGCCTATATTGGCATTGGCTTGCGGGGTGTTGTTGGGAGGGGTCCTCCAGCTATTTTATCAATTGCCTTATTTGAAAAAAATCGGGATGCTCGTCTTACCCCGTATTGATTTAAAACATGCTGGAAGTTGGCGAGTGATGAAACAAATGTGCCCTGCTATTTTAGGGGTCTGCGTCAGTCAAATTTCTTTGATCATCAATACTATTTATGCTTCTTTTTTGGTCTCAGGTTCTGTTTCCTGGATGTATTATGCGGATCGTTTGATGGAATTTCCCGCGGGGATATTAGGCGCCGCATTAGGTACCATTTTATTACCTTCCCTTGCGAAAAGTTTTGCAAATGGCGAGATACTTGAATATTCCAGACTGATTGATACGGGTCTTCGGCTGTGTTTTTTATTGGCTTTGCCTGCAGCTTTTGCCTTAATCATCATTGCCAAACCTTTGACCCTGTCCTTATTTCAATATGGCAAATTCACCGCTTTTGACGCAGAAATGACACAAAGAGCGTTAATTGCCTATTCGATTGGTTTGCCAGGATTGATTATGATCAAAGTATTAGCCCCCGGATTTTATTCGCGCCAAGATATTAAAACGCCCGTGAAGATAGCGTTGCTCACATTATTCATGACTCAAATAATGAATCTGATCTTCATTGGTCCTTTAAAACACGCAGGTTTATCCCTCTCTATTAGTTTGGCTGCCTGCCTAAACGCCGCATTACTCTATTGGCAATTACGCAAAAAAAATATTTTTCAATCACAAAGCGGTTGGTGCCCATTTATCGCAAAATTATTGATGGCAGTTTCTGTGATGTGTTTAGTTTTGTTCGGACTCCTATCGATCATGCCCCCTTGGGATTTAGGAGGAATGGCCTACAGATTGTTCCGTTTGTCAGGTATTGTGATTGCAGGGGCCATCTCTTATTTTGCTGTTTTATTGATTTTAGGGGTCAGACTCAGACATTTTTTTCAGAGATTACATTAA
- the dnaG gene encoding DNA primase — translation MVRRIPRKFINDLLTRTDIAALIDARLPLKKKGKNFYACCPFHHEKTPSFSVNDEKQFYHCFGCGAHGNVIDFLMKFERLEFVESIEELASIHGLEVPSEKTDALKEQVQQRRHQRYNLYQWMEKLNAFYQKSLKDPAAYKARHYLAQRGLNDSTIELFSIGFALPGWSNLLDHFGHENTSELKDAGMLVTSDNGRIYDRFRERITFPIRDKRGNVIAFGGRVINQEMPKYLNSPETDIFHKGRQLYGLYEAKLSQSDLKLLLVVEGYMDVLTLAQFGIRYAVASLGTATTEEHIQLMFRTTDQIVCCYDGDKAGRKAAWRVLETALPYLNDGRQLRFIFLPEGEDPDTLLRSEGKVAFEQRIEQAQSFSAFLFDTVMLGIELNRPEGRAKLSSLALPLINQVPGETLRLYLRQELGKKLGILEDHLLDRLLPKKGVSKMPSSKQLKPTTMRVLIALLIQNPRLAKMVPSLEDIQQARIAGLPLFIELLEHCLACPGLNTAHLLELYRGKECQKQLEQLSAWGDMEFKEEKMIQIIFTDALNHLFDSILQQRLEILIARARAPLGLNTSERQEVRLITETLSKKK, via the coding sequence ATGGTTAGACGAATTCCTCGTAAATTTATCAATGACTTGTTAACACGCACTGATATAGCTGCTCTGATAGACGCGCGGTTACCTCTGAAAAAAAAAGGGAAAAATTTTTATGCCTGCTGCCCTTTTCATCATGAAAAAACGCCTTCATTTAGTGTGAACGATGAAAAGCAGTTTTATCATTGTTTTGGCTGTGGAGCACACGGTAATGTGATCGATTTTTTAATGAAATTTGAACGCCTCGAATTTGTTGAAAGTATTGAAGAATTGGCCTCAATTCATGGTTTAGAAGTGCCGAGTGAAAAAACGGATGCCTTAAAAGAACAGGTGCAACAACGCCGTCATCAAAGGTACAATTTGTATCAGTGGATGGAAAAGCTCAATGCGTTTTATCAAAAGTCTCTGAAAGATCCGGCCGCTTATAAAGCGCGACATTATTTAGCCCAACGTGGATTGAATGACTCTACCATTGAGCTTTTTTCTATAGGATTCGCTTTACCGGGCTGGAGTAATTTGCTGGATCATTTTGGCCATGAAAATACGTCTGAGCTAAAAGACGCGGGGATGCTGGTGACCAGTGATAACGGGCGAATTTACGATCGATTTCGTGAACGAATTACGTTCCCTATTCGTGACAAAAGAGGGAACGTGATCGCTTTTGGGGGCCGTGTTATAAACCAAGAGATGCCAAAGTATCTGAATTCACCTGAAACAGATATTTTTCATAAAGGTCGCCAACTCTATGGATTATATGAGGCAAAACTCAGCCAATCTGATCTTAAGCTATTATTAGTGGTAGAAGGTTATATGGATGTGCTGACTTTAGCGCAGTTTGGTATTCGTTATGCCGTCGCTTCTTTGGGCACTGCCACCACTGAAGAACATATTCAGTTAATGTTTCGAACCACCGATCAAATTGTTTGTTGTTATGATGGAGATAAAGCAGGTCGAAAAGCGGCATGGCGTGTTCTCGAAACCGCATTACCTTATCTGAATGACGGTCGCCAATTGCGTTTTATCTTCTTACCTGAAGGCGAAGATCCAGATACCTTACTTCGCTCAGAAGGGAAAGTGGCGTTTGAACAGCGAATTGAACAGGCTCAGTCTTTTTCAGCGTTTTTATTTGATACCGTGATGCTCGGTATTGAACTTAATCGCCCGGAAGGACGCGCAAAATTGAGTTCATTAGCTTTACCTTTAATTAATCAAGTACCAGGAGAAACACTACGGCTTTATTTAAGGCAAGAATTAGGTAAAAAATTAGGCATCTTGGAAGATCATCTGTTAGATAGATTACTGCCCAAAAAGGGAGTGAGCAAGATGCCTTCTTCGAAACAATTAAAGCCCACTACGATGCGTGTATTGATTGCATTACTGATACAAAATCCACGCTTAGCGAAAATGGTGCCTTCCTTGGAAGATATTCAACAGGCACGCATCGCGGGATTACCGCTTTTTATTGAGCTATTAGAGCATTGTCTTGCATGTCCTGGTTTGAATACAGCACACTTGCTGGAGCTTTACCGCGGCAAGGAATGCCAAAAACAGCTAGAACAACTCTCTGCTTGGGGAGACATGGAGTTTAAAGAAGAGAAAATGATACAAATCATTTTTACAGATGCTTTAAATCATCTCTTTGATTCGATTTTGCAACAAAGATTAGAAATACTTATTGCTCGAGCGAGGGCGCCTTTAGGTTTAAACACATCGGAACGACAAGAAGTTCGTTTGATTACAGAAACCCTCAGTAAAAAAAAATGA
- the rpsU gene encoding 30S ribosomal protein S21, with protein MPIIKVRENEPFDVALRRFKRSCEKAGILAEVRRRESYEKPTTERKRARASAIKRHAKKLARENARRTRLY; from the coding sequence ATGCCTATAATTAAAGTACGTGAAAATGAACCTTTTGATGTCGCTCTTCGCCGATTTAAACGTTCTTGCGAAAAAGCAGGTATTTTAGCTGAGGTTCGTCGTCGTGAGTCTTATGAAAAACCTACCACTGAACGTAAACGTGCTCGTGCTTCTGCTATAAAACGTCATGCTAAGAAATTAGCCAGAGAAAACGCCCGCCGTACTCGACTTTATTAA
- the sppA gene encoding signal peptide peptidase SppA, translated as MRTVWQFMGGFIRWIWRSINFMRVLVLNLCFLLLIIIGVMTYLHFQNKPLEPVKGALLVDLTGVVQDKPATNTLFRQWSKKLLERDKNKLQENSLFDIVDMLRQAKVDNNINGLVLSLSHLIAIDQPSLQYIGKALLEFRETGKPIYAIGDSYTQEQYYLASFANKIYLSPQGTVDIHGFATHQLYYKSLIDKLKINSHIFRVGTYKSAVEPFMRDDMSPDAREADQRWIHQLWRNYLEVVAKNRHLTAEQFFPAIPELLSRLEANGGNTAQYALNNKWVDQLASRSEVEKELVRVFGWDQKNEDFNFISIYEYNLKLKIDPTKNDHQIAVIFVNGMITDGLKTPNNVGGEDAAYEIRQARLNPKIKAVILRVNSPGGSVSASELIRSELATLHEAKKPLVVSMGGLGASGGYWISTPADYIIASPSTLTGSIGIFGVINTFENSLKSIGVSTDGVSTSPLSDISITKNLSPEFSKIMQMNVENGYKTFVKLVAAARHQDPKQIDSIAQGRVWTGLDAKNNGLIDQLGDFDDAVEKAAELANLKNYQLYQFGDQLNFRDMLFDQINAALPFAFKMQSPLSDIVSIFNRHSPDFVQSLKDPLNRYAICLNCSEVN; from the coding sequence ATGCGTACTGTATGGCAATTCATGGGCGGTTTTATTCGCTGGATATGGCGGTCAATTAATTTTATGCGAGTATTGGTTCTAAATTTATGCTTTTTGTTATTGATTATAATTGGAGTGATGACCTATCTCCATTTTCAAAATAAACCCCTTGAGCCGGTAAAAGGGGCACTATTGGTTGATTTAACGGGTGTTGTACAAGATAAACCCGCTACCAATACTCTTTTTCGCCAGTGGAGCAAAAAATTATTAGAACGGGACAAAAATAAGCTTCAAGAAAATTCTCTGTTTGATATCGTAGACATGTTGCGTCAAGCCAAAGTCGATAATAATATCAACGGCTTAGTATTATCATTAAGTCATTTAATCGCGATCGATCAACCGTCTTTACAATATATTGGGAAGGCGCTTCTCGAATTTCGAGAGACAGGAAAGCCCATCTATGCGATAGGTGATAGCTATACTCAGGAACAATATTATCTTGCCAGCTTCGCCAATAAAATTTATTTAAGCCCCCAAGGAACAGTAGATATACACGGGTTTGCAACTCATCAGCTTTACTATAAATCTCTTATAGATAAGCTAAAGATCAACAGTCATATTTTTCGTGTAGGGACTTATAAATCTGCGGTTGAACCCTTTATGCGCGATGATATGTCGCCTGATGCCCGAGAGGCAGATCAACGTTGGATTCATCAGTTATGGCGAAATTATCTTGAAGTTGTGGCGAAAAATCGTCATTTAACGGCGGAACAATTTTTCCCTGCAATCCCAGAGTTATTGAGTCGATTAGAAGCCAACGGTGGAAATACCGCTCAGTATGCTTTGAATAACAAATGGGTCGATCAATTAGCTTCTCGTTCAGAAGTCGAAAAAGAATTGGTTCGTGTTTTTGGATGGGATCAAAAAAATGAAGATTTTAATTTTATTAGCATTTATGAGTATAATCTTAAACTTAAAATAGACCCCACAAAAAATGACCATCAGATAGCCGTTATTTTTGTGAATGGCATGATTACAGACGGTCTTAAAACACCAAATAACGTAGGCGGAGAGGATGCTGCCTACGAAATTCGTCAAGCACGTTTAAACCCCAAAATTAAAGCGGTGATTTTACGTGTGAACAGCCCCGGTGGCAGTGTTTCAGCTTCAGAATTGATTCGCTCTGAATTAGCCACATTGCACGAAGCTAAAAAACCGCTGGTGGTTTCGATGGGCGGATTGGGCGCTTCTGGGGGATATTGGATCTCTACCCCTGCGGATTATATTATTGCCAGCCCAAGCACTCTGACTGGCTCTATTGGCATTTTTGGTGTGATCAATACCTTTGAAAATTCGTTAAAAAGCATTGGGGTTTCAACTGATGGCGTTAGTACCTCGCCCTTATCTGATATTTCTATCACCAAAAATTTATCGCCTGAATTTTCTAAAATCATGCAAATGAATGTTGAGAATGGCTATAAAACTTTTGTTAAATTGGTCGCAGCAGCTCGACATCAAGATCCTAAGCAGATTGACTCTATTGCTCAAGGTCGTGTTTGGACGGGTTTGGATGCTAAAAATAATGGTTTGATAGACCAGCTCGGTGATTTTGATGACGCTGTTGAAAAAGCGGCAGAATTAGCAAATCTAAAAAATTATCAACTCTATCAGTTTGGTGATCAACTTAACTTCAGAGATATGTTATTTGATCAGATAAATGCGGCTCTGCCTTTTGCTTTTAAAATGCAGTCGCCGCTGTCTGATATCGTGAGCATATTCAATCGACATTCTCCTGATTTTGTTCAGTCTTTAAAAGATCCATTAAATCGTTATGCCATCTGTCTAAATTGTAGCGAGGTTAATTAG